A segment of the Daphnia pulex isolate KAP4 chromosome 10, ASM2113471v1 genome:
tagagaaaatcatgaacaaacagttttagaaaaacgcacatcacagcacttgaatttttaaaaattattcaagttatttgagttctattgtcgggtagtggatttctattgtcaagcacttgagttctgcatagcagagcacgccagagcacgacagagcacgccagagcacgccagtgcacgccagagcacgccaattcacaccagagcacgccaatgcacgccagagcacgccagtgcacgccagtgcactctagagcacgtcaatgcacgccagagcaagccagagcacgccagagctcgccagtgcacgccagagcacgccagtgcacgccagagcacgccagtgcacgcgagagcacgccagttcacaccagagcacgccagttcacgccagagcacgccaattcacaccagagcacgccagtacacgccagagcacgccagtgcacgcaagagcacgccagtgcacgacagagcacgccagtgcacgccagagcacgccagtgcacgccagagcacgtcagtgcacaccagagcacgccattgcacgccagagcacgccagtgcacgccagagcacgccaattcacaccagagcacgccagtgcacgccagagcacgccagtgcacgctagagcacgccagtgcacgccagagcaagccagagcacgccagagcacgcctgagcacgccagtgcacgccagagcacggtagagaacagcagagaacagctcagcgcttgaagttgctataatatttttttcacttgttaaaaccattttttaattacaggatgtgtaaatcaatgtccaatacaccatttcaagtctattgaatcaataaatttatagagcttatcatgaacaaaaagttttagaaaaacgcacatcacagcacttgaatttttaaaaattatcaagttatttgagttctattgtcggttagtggatttctattgtcaagcacttgagttctgcatagcagagcacgccagagcacgccagtgcacgccagagcacgctaattcacaccagagaacgccagtgcacaccagagcacgtcagtgcacgccagagcacgttaatgcacgccagagcacgccattgcacgccagagaacgccagtacacgccagagcacgccaattcacaccaaagcacgccagagcacaacagagcacgccagtgcacgatagagcacgccagagcacgacagagcacgccagagcacgccagtgcacgtcagagcacgacagtgcacgccagagcacgccagtgcacgccagagcacgccagtgcacgccagagcacgccagtgcacgccagagcacgccagtgcacgccagagcacgccaattcacaccagagcacgccagtgcacaccagagcatgccagtgcacgccagagcacgttaatgcacgccagagcacgccagtgcacgccagagaacgacagtacacgccagagcacgccaattcacaccagagcacgccagagcacgccagagcacgcaagtgcacgacagagcacgccagtgcacgccagagcacgccaattcacaacagagcacgccagtgaacgccagagcacgccagagcacgctagtgcacgccaaagcacgccagtgcacgccagagcacgccagtgcacgccagagcacggtagagtaCAGCAGACAACAGCTCAgaacttgaagttgctataatattttttttcacttgttaaaaccatttttttattacaggatgtgtaaatcaatgtccaatataccatttcaagtctattgaatcaataaatttatagagcaaatcatgaacaaaaagttttagaaaaacgcacatcacagcacttgaatttttaaaaattattcaagttatttgagttcttttgtcgggtagtggatttttATTGTCAAGcgcttgagttctgcatagcagagcacgccagaacacgacagagcacgccagagcacgccagtgcacgccagagcacgccaattcacaccagagcacgccagtgcacgccagtgcactccagagcacgtcaatgcacgccagagcaagccagagcacgccagagcacgccagtgcacgccagagcacgccagtgcacgccagagcacgccagtgcacgccagagcacgccagtgcacgccagagcacgccagtgcacgccagagcacgccagttcacacagagcacgccagtgcacgcaagagcacgccaattttcaccagagcacgccagatcacgccagagcacgtcaatgcacgccagagcacgccagagcacgccagtgcacaccagagcacgccagtgcacgccagagcacgccagtgcacgccagagcacgccagtgcacgccagagcacgccaattcacagcagagcacgccagtgcacgccagagcacgccagtgcacgctagagcacgccagtgcacgccagtgcacgtgagagcacgtcaatgcacgccagagcaagccagagcacgccagagcacgccagagcacgccagagcacggtagagcacagcagagaacagctcagcacttgaagttgctataatattttttccacttgttaaaaccattttttaattacaggatgtgtacaatgtccaatacaccatttcaagtctattaaatcaataaatttatggaGCAAAttatgaacaaaaagttttagaaaaacgcacatcacagcacttgaatttttaaaaattattcaagttatttgagttctattgtcgggtagtggatttctattgtcaagcacttgagttctgcatagcagagtacgccagagcacgatagagcacgccagagcacgatagagcacgccagagctcgccagtgcacgccagagcatgtcaatgcacgccagagcacgccagtgcacgccagagcacgccaattcacaccagagcacgccagagcacgccagtgcacgccagagcacgccagtgcacgacagagcacgacagagcacgccagagcacgccagtgcacgccagtgcacgccagagcaccccaattcacaccagagcacgccagtcgacgccaaagcacgccagagcacgccagtgcacgccagagcacgcttgtgcacgccagagcacgccaattcacaccagagtacgccaattcaaaccagagcacgccagagcacgccagtgcacgccagagcactccaattcacaccagagcacggcAGTgcatttattaataatttatagAGCatatcatgaacaaaaagttttagaaaaacgcacatcatagcacttgaatttttaaaaattattcaagttatttgagttctattgtcgagtagtggatttctattgtcaagcacttgatttctgcatagcagagcacgccagagcacgccagtgcacaccagagcacgcagtgcactccagagcatgccagtaaacgccagagcatgccagtgcacgccagagcacgccaattcaccccagagcacgccaatgctgCTGTTGTGAATGCTCTGCCATCTGACAGCGTCACTCTAACTTCGGGGGTCCCACAGGGCTCTGTACTTGGCCCGCTTCTTTACCTCGCCTACGCGAATCCTCTTTCGTCGGTGCTAGAAGGTACCAATCTTAACAACGGTGGCCTAAACGTTCTGAAGATGGGTCAGTTCTCTGATGACACTCAGCTCCGGATTGGCTTTCGACTCCGTCCCGCTCCATCTCAACAGCTATCGGCCCTAAGCATGATGGCAAGTTGTGCAGCGCGCTCGGAAACTTGGTTTACTGCAAATCGGGTGAAGCTTAACGTGTGTAAGAGCGAACTTCTCTACACATCGACTCCGAACCGATCCAAGCTGATTGAAAATCTACCTCTTCAGGTTGGAGATGACTTGGTTCAACCTTCTCTAGTGGTGAAAAATCTTGGAGTGATCTTCGACAGCAATTTGACCATGATCCCGCATATCAACAGCGTGTGCAAGTCAGCATTTTTTCACATTCGCACACTGGGAAAAATCAGGAAATACCTGTCACCACATGCGGCGAAAACCTTGGTTCAAGCTATGGTTCTTTCCCGACTGGACTACGCCAACTCGCTGTTTGCTGATCTTCCAAAAGAACAGATCCTGAGACTGCAGAGAGTCCAAAACGCTGCTGCCAGATTGATTGTCGGAGCGAGGAGGTTTGATCCTGTTTCCAACCATCTCAAAACCCTGCGTTGGCTGCCAGTCAACGAGCGCATCAGCTTTAAGTGTTTGGTTTTGGCCTTTAAGTGTCTGCATGGATATGCCCCTCCATATTTGTCATCCCTGATTGAGCGTTCAAACCACCACGGACCCTCAGATCGTCGTTTTCTAGTGATCTAGCTGTCCCACCAGGAAAACCTGGGCTCTATGGCTCGCGCACATTCTCAAGAATGGGTCCGAGGCTGTGGAACGACCTGCCGGATAACATCAAGAAAATGACGGAGCtgaagaattttaaaactcTGTTGAAATCCTATTTGTTAAGTAAATGTTATAAATGACCCAAATTGTACATATTTTCTTGAGTGACTCTACCTAAAGCGTCATTTGATCATGTAGTTGTAAAGTGCGctatagaaattgaataaaataaaataaataaatgcacgccagagcacgccagagcacgccagagcacgccagagcacgccagttcacgccagagcacgccaattcacaccagagcacgccaattcacacaagagcacgccagtgcactccagagcacgtcaatgcacgccagagcactccaattcacaccagagcacttcagtgcacgccagagcaagccagtgcacgccagagcacgccagtgcacgccagagcaagccagtgcacgccagagcacgcctgtgcacgccagagcacgtcaatgcacgccagagcacgccagtgcacgccagagcacgccagtgcacgccagagcacgtcaatgcacgccagagcacgccagagcacagcagagaacagctcagcacatgaagttgctataatatttttttcacttgttaaaaccatttttaattacacgatgtgtaaatcaatgtccaatacactatatcaagtctattgaatcaataaatttatagagcaaatcatgaacaaaaagttaaaaaaaaacgcacatcacagcacttgaatttttaaaaattattcaagttatttgagttctatggTCGGGCAGTGGATTTCTAtcgtcaagcacttgagttctgcatagcagagcacgccagagcacgccagtgcacgccagagcacgccagtgcacgcttgAGAacgacagtgcacgccagagcacgtcagtgcacgccagagcacgccagtgcacgccagagcacgccagtgcacgcttgagaacgccaattcacaccagatcacgccagtgcacgccagagcacgtcagttcacgccacagcacgccagtgcacgccagagcacgtcaatgcacgccagagcaagccagtgcactccagagcacgccagtacacgccagagcacgtcaatgcacgccagaccACGCcggagcacgccaattcaccccagagcacgccagtgcacgccagagcaggccagagcacgccagagcacgccagagcacgccaattcacaccagagcacaccaattcacaccagagcacgccagtgcacgccagagcacggaagagcacagcagagcacgccaattcacaccagagcacgccgattcacaccagagcaggccagtgcacgccagagcacggtggagcacagcagagcacgccagtacacgccagagcacgccaattcacacttgatcacgccaattcacaccagagcacaccagtgcacgccagagcacgtcaatgcacgccagagcacgccactgcacgccagagcacgccaattcacaccagagcacgtcagtgcaaggccagagcacgccagtgcacgccagagcacgtcaatgcacgccagaacacgccagtgcacgccagagcacgccagtgcacgccagagcacgccagagcccgccagaacacgccagtgcacgccagagcacgccagttcacgccggagcacgccagtgcacgccagagcacgtcaatgcacgccagagcacgccagtgcacgccagagcacgccagtgcacgccagagcacgccagtgcacgccagagcacgccagtgcacgccagagtacgccaattcaaaccagagcacgccagagcacgccagtgcacgccagagcactccaattcacaccagagcacgccagtgcacgccagagcacgccagttcacgcaagagcacgtcaatgcacgccagggcacgccagtgcacgccagagcacgccaattcacaccagagcacgccagtgcacgccagagcacgccagtgcacgcttgagaacgccaattcacaccagatcacgccagtgcacgccagagcacgtcagttcacgccacagcacgccagtgcacgccagagcacgtcaatgcacgccagagcaagccagtgcactccagagcacgccagtacacgccagagcacgtcaatgcacgccagagcacgccagagcacgccaattcaccccagagcacgccagtgcacgccagagcaggccagagcacgccagagcacgccagagcacgccaattcacaccagagcacaccaattcacaccagagcattccagtgcacgccagagcacggaagagcacagcagagcacgccaattcacaccagagcacgccgattcacaccagagcaggccagagcacgccagagcacggtagagcacagcagagcacgccagtacacgccagagcacgccaattcacacttgatcacgccaattcacaccagagcacgccagtgcacgccagagcacgtcaatacacgccagagcacgcaactgcacgccagagcacgccaattcacaccagagcacgtcagtgcaaggccagagcacgccagtgcacgccagagcacgtcaatgcacgccagaacacgccagtgcacgccagagcacgccagagcccgccagaacacgccagtgcacgccagagcacgccagttcacgccggagcacgccagtgcacgccagagcacgtcaatgcacgccagagcacgccagtgcacgccagagcacgccagtgcacgccagagcacgccagtgcacgccagagcacgccagtgcacgccagagtacgccaattcaaaccagagcacgccacagcacgccagtgcacgccagagcactccaattcacaccagagcacgccagtgcacgccagagcacgccagttcacgcaagagcacgtcaatgcacgccagggcacgccagtgcacgccagagcacgccaattcacaccagagcacgccagtgcacgccagagcacgccagagcacgccagtgcacgccagagcacgccagtgcacgccagagcacgccagtgcacgccagagcacgccagtgcacgccagtgcacgccagagcacgccagtgcacgccagagcacgccagtgcacgccagagcacgccagtgcacgccagagcacgccagtgcacgccagagcacgacagagcatagcagagaacagctcagcacttgaagttgctataatatttttttcacttgttaaaaccattttttaattacaggatgtgtaaatcaatgtccaatacaccacttcaagtctattgaatcaataaatttatagagcaaattatgaacaaaaagttaaaaataaacgcacatcacagcacttgaatttttaaaaattattcaatttatttgagttctattgtcgggtagttgatttcttttgtcaagcacttgagttctgcatagcagagcacgccagagcacgccagtgcacgccagagcacgcaagagcacgccagagcacgccagtgcacgccagagcacgccagtgcacgccagagcaccccagtgcacgccagagcacgcagtgcacgccagagcacgccactgcacgccagagcacgccagagcacgccagagcacgccagtgcacgccagagcacgccagtgaacgccagagtacgccaattcaaaccagagcacgccagagcacgccagtgcacgccagagcactccaattcacaccagagaaagccagtgcacgccagagcacgccagttcacgccagagcacgccagtgcacgcaagagcacgtcaatgcacgccagagcacgccagtgcactccagtgcacgccagagcactccaattcacaccagagcacgccagtgcacgccagagcacgccagttcacgcaagagcacgtcaatgcacgccagggcacgccagtgcacgccagagcacgccaattcacaccagagcacgccagtgcacgccagagcacgccagtgcacgcttgagaacgccaattcacaccagatcacgccagtgcacgccagagcacgtcagttcacgccacagcacgccagtgcacgccagagcacgtcaatgcacgccagagcaagccagtgcactccagagcacgccagtacacgccagagcacgtcaatgcacgccagagcacgccagagcacgccaattcaccccagagcacgccagtgcacgccagagcaggccagagcacgccagagcacgccagagcacgccaattcacaccagagcacaccaattcacaccagagcacgccagtgcacgccagagcacggaagagcacagcagagcacgccaattcacaccagagcacgccgattcacaccagagcaggccagagcacgccagagcacggtagagcacagcagagcacgccagtacacgccagagcacgccaattcacacttgatcacgccaattcacaccagagcacgccagtgcacgccagagcacgtcaatgcacgccagagcacgccactgcacgccagagcacgccaattcacaccagagcacgtcagtgcaaggctagagcacgccagtgcacgccagagcacgtcaatgcacgccagaacacgccagtgcacgccagagcacgccagtgcacgccagagcacgccagagcccgccagaacacgccagtgcacgccagagcacgccagttcacgccggagcacgccagtgcacgccagagcacgtcaatgcacgccagagcacgccagtgcacgccagagcacgccagtgcacgccagagcacgccagtgcacgccagagtacgccaattcaaaccagagcacgccacagcacgccagtgcacgccagagcactccaattcacaccagagcacgccagtgcacgccagagcacgccagttcacgcaagagcacgtcaatgcacgccagggcacgccagtgcacgccagagcacgccaattcacaccagagcacgccagtgcacgccagagcacgccagagcacgccagtgcacgccagagcacgccagtgcacgccagagcacgccagtgcacgccagagcacgccagtgcacgccagtgcacgccagagcacgccagtgcacgccagagcacgccagtgcacgccagagcacgacagagcatagcagagaacagctcagcacttgaagttgctataatatttttttcacttgttaaaaccattttttgattacaggatgtgtaaatcaatgtccaatacaccacttcaagtctattgaatcaataaatttatagagcaaattatgaacaaaaagttaaaaataaacgcacatcacagcacttgaatttttaaaaattattcaatttatttgagttctattgtcgggtagttgatttcttttgtcaagcacttgagttctgcatagcagagcacgccagagcacgccagtgcacgccagagcacgcaagagcacgccagagcacgccagtgcacgccagagcacgccagtgcacgccagagcaccccagtgcacgccagagcacgcagtgcacgccagagcacgccactgcacgccagagcacgccagagcacgccagagcacgccagtgcacgccagagcacgccagtgaacgccagagtacgccaattcaaaccagagcacgccagagcacgccagtgcacgccagagcactccaattcacaccagagaaagccagtgcacgccagagcacgccagttcacgccagagcacgccagtgcacgcaagagcacgtcaatgcacgccagagcacgccagtgcactccagagcacgccagtacacgccagagcacgccaattcacaccagagcacgcatattcacaccagagcacgccagtgcacgccagagcacgtcaatgcacgccagagcacgcaagtgcatgccagtgcacgccagtgcacgccagtgcacgccagagcacggtagagcacagcagagaacagctcagcacttgaagttgctataatatttttttcacttgttaaaaccattttttaattacaggatgtgtaaatcaatgtccaatacaccatttcaggtctattgaatcaataaatttatagagcaaatcataataaaaaagttttagaaaaacgcacatcacagcacttgaatttttaaaaattattcaagttatttgagttctattgtcgggtagtggatttctattgtcaagcacttgagttctgcatagcagagcacgccagagcacgccagtgcacgccagagcacgccagtgcacgcttgagaacgtcagtgcacgccagagcacgccagtgcacgcaagagcacgccagtgcacgccagtgcacgccagagcacgccagtgcacgcttgagaacgccaattcacaccagatcacgccagtgcacgccagagcacgtcagttcacgccacagcacgccagtgcacgccagagcacgatgcacgccagagcaagccagtgcactccagagcacgccagtacacgccagagcacgtcaatgcacgccagaccacgccagagcacgccaattcaccccagagcacgccagtgcacgccagagcacggaagagcacagcagagcacgccaattcacaccagagcacgccagtgcacgccagagcacggaagagcacagcagagcacgccaattcacaccagagcacgccgattcacaccagagcaggccagagcacgccagagcacggtagagcacagcagagcacgccagtacacgccagagcacgccaattcacacttgatcacgccaattcacaccagagcacaccagtgcacgccagagcacgtcaatgcacgccagagcacgccactgcacgcaagagcacgccaattcacaccagagcacgtcagtgcaaggccagagcacgccagtgcacgccagagcacgtcaatgcacgccagaacacgccagtgcacgccagagcacgccagtgcacgccagagcacgccagagcccgccagaacacgccagtgcacgccagagcacgccagttcacgccggagcacgccagtgcacgccagagcacgtcaatgcacgccagagcacgccagtgcacgccagagcacgccagtgcacgccagagcacgccagtgcacgccagagcacgccagtgcacgccagagtacgccaattcaaaccagagcacgccagagcacgccagtgcacgccagagcactccaattcacaccagagcacgccagtgcacgccagagcacgccagttcacgcaagagcacgtcaatgcacgccagggcacgccagtgcacgccagagcacgccaattcacaccagagcacgccagtgcacgccagagcacgccagtgcacgcttgagaacgccaattcacaccagatcacgccagtgcacgccagagcacgtcagttcacgccacagcacgccagtgcacgccagagcacgtcaatgcacgccagagcaagccagtgcactccagagcacgccagtacacgccagagcacgtcaatgcacgccagagcacgccagagcacgccaattcaccccagagcacgccagtgcacgccagagcaggccagagcacgccagagcacgccagagcacgccaattcacaccagagcacaccaattcacaccagagcacgccagtgcacgccagagcacgaaagagcacagcagagcacgccaattcacaccagagcacgccgattcacaccagagcaggccagagcacgccagagcacggtagagcacagcagagcacgccagtacacgccagagcacgccaattcacacttgatcacgccaattcacaccagagcacgccagtgcacgccagagcacgtcaatgcacgccagagcacgccactgcacgccagagcacgccaattcacaccagagcacgtcagtgcaaggccagagcacgccagtgcacgccagagcacgtcaatgcacgccagaacacgccagtgaacgccagagcacgccagtgcacgccagagcacgccagagcccgccagaacacgccagtgcacgccagagcacgccagttcacgccggagcacgccagtgcacgccagagcacgtcaatgcacgccagagcacgccagtgcacgctagagcacgccagtgcacgccagagcacgccagtgcacgccagagcacgccagtgcacgcaggAGTACGCCAATTcaaaccagagcacgccacagcacgccagtgcacgccagagcactccaattcacaccagagcacgccagtgcacgccagagcacgccagttcacgcaagagcacgtcaatgcacgccagggcacgccagtgcacgcaagagcacgccaattcacaccagagcacgccagtgcacgccagagcacgccagagcacgccagtgcacgccagagcacgccagtgcacgccagagcacgccagtgcacgccagagcacgccagtgcacgccagagcacgccagtgcacgccagagcacgccagtgcacgccagtgcacgccagagcacgccagagcacgtcaatgcacgcc
Coding sequences within it:
- the LOC124206080 gene encoding uncharacterized protein LOC124206080, with translation MGQFSDDTQLRIGFRLRPAPSQQLSALSMMASCAARSETWFTANRVKLNVCKSELLYTSTPNRSKLIENLPLQVGDDLVQPSLVVKNLGVIFDSNLTMIPHINSVCKSAFFHIRTLGKIRKYLSPHAAKTLVQAMVLSRLDYANSLFADLPKEQILRLQRVQNAAARLIVGARRFDPVSNHLKTLRWLPVNERISFKCLVLAFKCLHGYAPPYLSSLIERSNHHGPSDRRFLVI